The sequence TTGTAGTAACATTCTTTATCATGTGACTTGATGCAACACTAAAGGATTTGTTGCTATTGTGTCGACAGCAACACTCTTCCTACTTTGTTGAAACTATAATCAAAGTAGTGTTGTCtatattgttaaaaaaaatacaagaaacACTTCCATATGTAAATGCAACACAGTTAAATGCAACATAATTAAGTTTTTATTGGTAGCCAATTTCTAATTTCCAATTTAAATTATCATAGAGATACTGTAGTTTGCTCTGGCATTCAGAGTAAAAGacagtaattttatatttttgatactataactaattttttttttttttattttgttgaactTTCCTTAAATGAATTATATTTTAAAGGCTTAAGGCCCATATGACTCCCTAATCTATATCTTAGAATTTAATTAGATATCCAAATTTCTAAAATCACCAATTAGCTCCCCAATCTATACTGAAATCCCCAATTAACTCCAACCATAAAATCTGCTACAACGTGTTAAGTTGATACAAAAGTTGGAAATTAAGAAGAAAAAATTCAAAGATAGAGAAGAAGGAAATAACGAGGGAAGAAATGGTTTAATTTTAGCATGGATTTGAATTTCTTGTTTGAGGATCATGACCATGAATTTATCACAAAAACTAGATCATAATTTTAAAACTTAAAACAGTCGTTGGACTTAAATTTGTGGCTATTGTCttgaatctttttttttatgcaCTTAGATGGTTTTATACTTTTTAAGTAATGGTGTGTGACCCTGTTTCAAAATTGTGTATCTATttcaattagtttttttttttttttttaaataaaacacTTCTTAATTATTAGAATCGGAAGAAAGAATAACATTGAGATAAGGTGGTGGATATGCCCACACACCACGAACAGATTGAGAATTGACTACCTTAACTAAGAGATGAGTGACCGAATTCGCTGAACGTTTTACATAAGAGACTGAGCAATTGCCTAGCTCTTTTAAGATACTAACACAAGACAAAATGACTTCAAAACCAAGCTGTTTACATATTTCTGAGATGCGTTCTGAGTTAACCATTGTCTCCATAAGAAACACTAACATGGGCCTGTGGACATGCACCAGATCCTTTAGAACACTAATTGTTCGTGGGTTGCCCAACCCATGATAGTTCCAATTTATGATACTCATAACCCCGGGCGGGCCAAGACTCCAAGACCCGCCCcatatccattttttttataggaTATCAGATTCTACTTCCATACTGACATTCTCCATGCATGGCCGTTTTGAATCATGAATAAGTCCGTCTTCAATAGAGGGATTCTGGCTCTCTTTATTGTTTGAACTGTCAATTCGggagccccccccccccccccacttGTTGGTATATTCTTGCTCCTAAACGCCCTGGATTTAGACTTATACCCTACAGGAACTTCATCAACGTTTGAACTGTTTAAATTATCCTCATCAACTGCCTCCATGGATTCCTCAGCCATCCTCTTCCAATTTGGGTCGTCGTTCTTCTTGGCTGGGCACGTAGATGGCTGCCAAAATGTCTCTCAATAGGATCATCAGGATTGTCAAATAGCAATTGGCAGAATTTGTCTGAGTGTCCGATAATTccataataaaaaatagaaggaTGGTAATCTCTCATAACGAAAATTGATCCACAACCATTCTCCACCACTACGTTTTAATTTCTGACCCCTTTTGATTGGGTTTCGGACATCGATAGTAACTTTTATTCGATGATAATTTCTTCGTGCAATAGTAAAGTTATTCGGATCTGATTCAAATTAATGGCCTATTTGGTTGCCTAGAATTTTACATGTAGCCTCTGTTTGAAAGCCAAATGGAAGATCAGATATCTGAACCCATATGATTAAGTCATGCAATTCAAATTGGGTTGCTTGCTCCATTACATCCAGGCGTCTTACTATCAGCACGTTTTGATTGAATGTCGAAGGACCGTCATTTAGCACCCGCAGTACATCTCGCTCGTGAAAAAACTTGAAATTCTCCCCTCCAAGTCTGATTCAGTGATGGTGACTCCATTCACAGGCTTCCATATTGATGCTAGCATATTCTTCATACTTTCAAGGTGTACAAATTTGGTTGTTAGAAACTGACCAATAGCAAAGTAGAAACCTTGATTTGTAGGATTAACAACATGTTCTTCTCCCAAAATCAACCTTTGTTCCTCCTCGTCTTCTAAACATAATCGGGAATAGGCCTCCATTAATCCCTTCCCTTCAATTGAAAATCAGGTCGAAACCTTAGCATGTAAGGTAAGTATCGTAGAAAATATAATTAGGTTAAAAACTTCTCAAGAGAGAAGATGACAAATGCTCCAACATGAGGGACTGAGAGCTAGAAGTTATTTAAACAGAAAAGATGTTTaagaagagaaaaaaatgaacaaacaaaagaagacATGAAGCGAAGAAAAAAATGAAGtagagaaagaaagatgaagacAATGAACTGGATAAATGGCAGAAGGAGACTCTCTCATTAGGACTTCTCTTCCTTATTGCATTTTAGTTATTTTGTCATTGTTTCTATTTCAATTAGTTAAAGGCTTGTAAGTTGCAAGTTTTTGTATGTGGTGTTTCTCTAAAAGCTATTTCGGTGTGTCCTTGATTTTGGCTACGAATTCTTTTGATGGGTTGATTATAATGGATGACCAAGGAGAATTGTATTCATCTGTTGCGATTTATGAAATTGGACGAAGAAGGCCAACTGTTGATGACTGACCCGGATGGTGATGAAGACAAAGATTAAGATGACGAGGATGGAATATATAACATCATTttaaagattttgtaaaaagGGCTAATTGGTGATGTTGGGATAAGTTGGGGAggtgattgatgattttaatttagAGATATAGGTTAGGGGGAAATGGAGTTTAAGTCTATTTTAAAACAGATGAAATAATATTGTAATGTtccaccaaattggattgtGGTGAATTCATATTTTCACCATGCGTTGTTGAATCATATGTTGCCTTTTTACTTATCCAAAACTTCAACTGTCACAATGAAttgatatctttttttttatcgaattggatttaataaaatatattattattcaaTTACATTGAATAATGCCATATTTTTTGTGCAATTGTATTAAAGAATAACTTTATattctttttgaaaaaaaaaactttatatttttatttaattacatTCAACCCTGAAATCATGTCTAAATTAATAGCAGGCTTCTCAAATCATGACTAAATTAACATCAGGCTAGATTAGGTTTGGGATGAATATTTTCAGGCAAAAAGCCCGCTGCGCCCGGCCTGAGCCGGGCCATGAACAAGTTTACAATTGTGTGGTGAAAGATTTATTTGGCGAACATATTATATATGGCAGCACAGCAGCTCATAATGTACATTCATTACTTTTGACTTTCTCCGATTACAATTGGATTGGGTTAGCATCTGCACCGACTCAAAGCATGGTGGGGTTAAGACTCCATATGCCACTTCATTTCGTATTTGGTGAAACTAGCTGCCTACAGCTGCTGCCCCTAATCCATAAAGCCAAAAAACCGCGTTTTGTTTGGTGAATAATTGCGTTTCATTCTCTCATACCTCACCCAACCTTCCTTCGCATTTCCTCATTTTTCACTTTGTACTTTTCTGTACTATATAAACCCATCAAATGTAGCCCATTTACACATCACATCAcatcatctcatttctaaactCAAACTCAAACTCAAACTCAAACAATGTCTTGTTCTAGAGTTTCAATTCTTTTACTGATAGCAACTGCTTCTTTCATCGCTGCTTCTGCTGGAAATTTCTACCAAGACTTTGACATTACTTGGGGAGATGGCCGTGCTAAAATACTCAACAATGGTGATCTTCTTACTCTTAACCTCGACCAACCTTCTGGCTCTGGATTTCAGTCCAAGAATGAGTATTTATTCGGCAAGATTGATATGCAGCTCAAGCTGGTTCCTGGCAACTCTGCTGGCACTGTCACTGCTTACTATGTATGTTTTCTGGATCAACCCCCATTCTTTGATTtccaattatatatattttgcagattACGAACTAATAAATTGTTTGGATGTTGCAGTTGTCGTCAAACGGGTCTAATTGGGATGAGATTGACTTCGAATTCTTAGGTAATTTGAGTGGAGATCCATACATTCTTCATACTAATGTTTTTAGCCAAGGAAAAGGCAACCGAGAGCAGCAATTTTACTTATGGTTTGATCCAACTGCTGATTTCCACACCTACTCCATTCTTTGGAATCCTCAGCGCATCATGTAAGTATATTCCCCAATTATGTTCATTCCAAAATCTAATTTGattatattgaaattaattgtATTGTTGGTTGTTATGTTTCCAGATTCTCAGTAGATGGGACACCTATAAGAGAATTCAAGAACATGGAATCTGCGGGAGTTCCTTTCCCAAAGAATCAACCTATGAGAATATTCTCCAGTCTTTGGAACGCAGATGATTGGGCTACAAGAGGAGGTTTGGTGAAGACTGACTGGAGTCAAGCTCCATTTACAGCTTCTTACAGAAACTTCAGTGATGAAAATTCTTGCGTTATCTCAAATGGagcttcttcttcatcttgcgGAACAAATTCTAACACAAATCCATGGCTGACAGAGGAGCTGGATTCAACAAATCAAGGAAGGCTTCAATGGGTTCAGAAGAATTACATGATTTATAATTACTGCTCTGATCTTAAAAGGTTTCCTCAAGGTCTTCCTCTTGAATGCAGAACATCCTAATAATCATCCATTCTGAAAAATCCTTACTAGCATCCATCCTTCCATTTtctattctttattcttttcttaGATATTTTTCTTGTAATTGTGAAAGATATAATTAAATACGTGTATGTCTTTTGAattcttttatataaaaatgtataaaaaaaacttattacatgtatgtatgtgttgaAAATCAATATACTTTTACAGTTTGATCATTTGACAATGTTCATTTTGCTTTTCTCTCTGTGCATAtgcaattaattaattgattggaaatatatattttagtgCTCAATTCCCTTTTTTAGGTGTATCTCACTCGTTTTATAACACCTTACATATTTATCTTACTTTATTCTTATAATTTTAATCGCTTAACTATTCTTtaactaaagttaataaaattaaaatatggtAAGTACTTCACatcttataaattataaataaattaatgagAGAGTATAGAGATTTGGAGgcaatatttttttatcccaAATTCATTGAGGTTTATTAAACACTTTATACAATACATCTTTCATTGAAAATATGAAGTCTAGCCTTAGAACTCAAATTTTCAAACAACATAACCTCAATatctaaaaatatgaaaacataAATAATATTCAAATAGGAGTTTCCAAAGCAAAAGAAGAATAGTTGACAAGATAATAAAATCagatattttattaaaaaaattcaaatgcaagataataataaaaaatcacaCAAATTTCAAAAGAATTGAAATCATACGTTGAAAtaacaagaagaagaaagacaTTTCTTCGGTTTACAGCAGATAAAACTCCAtggaaggagaaggagaagaagaggagacctTTCAAGTCTCAAGGTTACGTATTAAAGAGTTGGATTTGTCTGACTCAAACACAGTGAACTTAATATATCAAAAGCTTGGTGACTCTTCACTTAACCAGGGGCAATTCGGTCATTCCGCAGACTTGAAGGACATTTCGGTCATTTATCAATAATGGGGCATTCTAGAAGCAGCCCATATACCTTGTGATAGTCACCACCTTATTTGATCATCTCTTAGTGTGATCATCGCCATTCATCATTTCCAGATTTGATCAATGGTGATGATTCACCCACTTGTCTTGTCCTTTTTTAGCTTAGTCTCCAAGATTACTTGATCAATACACCTAGTAAcaatataaatgtaatagttagcAAATGTTATCCTTTAATGAGAATGATATTATTTTTCA comes from Euphorbia lathyris chromosome 8, ddEupLath1.1, whole genome shotgun sequence and encodes:
- the LOC136203175 gene encoding probable xyloglucan endotransglucosylase/hydrolase protein 23; translation: MSCSRVSILLLIATASFIAASAGNFYQDFDITWGDGRAKILNNGDLLTLNLDQPSGSGFQSKNEYLFGKIDMQLKLVPGNSAGTVTAYYLSSNGSNWDEIDFEFLGNLSGDPYILHTNVFSQGKGNREQQFYLWFDPTADFHTYSILWNPQRIIFSVDGTPIREFKNMESAGVPFPKNQPMRIFSSLWNADDWATRGGLVKTDWSQAPFTASYRNFSDENSCVISNGASSSSCGTNSNTNPWLTEELDSTNQGRLQWVQKNYMIYNYCSDLKRFPQGLPLECRTS